From the Chromatiales bacterium 21-64-14 genome, the window CCGCCGGTCTCGCCGTGTATCACCAGTATCTGATTCGTCGCCGCGACCCGGAAGCATGCTTCCGGGCATTTCTCAACAATCACTGGCTGGGGATGACGGTCTTCATAGGCATCGCGGCGGACTACCTGAGCCGCTGAAGATCCGCCGCGGCGTTCAACGCACCATGGCCGCCGCGGGAATCGTCCACTGCTCCACCGCCAGGCGCACCTGCAGGCGTCCGTTGTAGGCCCGCAGCCGGGTCGGGAGTTCGATCCCGGCCACCCGCCGGTAAGCCGCGACATCCACGTCCCAACCCGACTGGCGGAAGCCGGCGATGCGCCCATCGGAACCGAGCCGCAGGCGGTAGTCCGGCCCGGGTTGCGGAACGCCACGTACCCAGTAACCCAGGGCCTGGACCGGCAAATGCCAGCCCAGGTGATCAGCCAACAGGGTCGCGGCGTCCGCGGCCTGGTAATGCTCCCCACGGGAAGTGGACAACTCCACACCGCCGGGGCCGCCGCGTAACAGCGCCGAACCCTGGCCGAGGGGGCCCACGAACCGGATCCGATAGGCAGCGCCCTGCTCGCGCCAACGCAGACTGGCGGTCCACGCGTGATCCCCGGCCTGGATCCCGATGCGCCCGGCCAGCGACCAATCCACCAGCGCCTGCACCGCGGTGATATGCGTGGCCGGCGCCGGTGCGGGTCCCCGCAGCGGCGGTGGTGCGGTGGCGCAGGCCCCCAGGCCCACGCACAGAATCAGCCACGCACACCGCTTCACGGAGCAAAGCGCTTCATCACGTTCTGAAGGGCCTCGTTGTCGGGATGATCCTTCAGGGCACCCTTCCAGACCTTGCCCGCCGCGGCATGATCGCCACTGACCCACAGCACCTCGCCAAGATGCGCCGCGATCTCCGCATCACCGCTCGCATTCAGGGCGCGCCGCAGGTAACTCAAGGCCTGGGGGTAATGCTTCAGGCGGTACTGTACCCATCCCATGCTGTCGAGGATCGCCGGGTCGTCGGGACTGAGTTGGAGGGCCTTCTGGATATAGCCCAGCGCCTCCTGATAGCGGGTGGTACGGTCCGCCAGGGTATAGCCAAGGGCGTTGAGGGCTTGGGCGTTGGCTGGATCCCGCTCGATGATGAGAGTCAGGTCCCGCTCCGCACGGCCCAGCTGACCGAGGTGTTCCGCGATCAGCGCCCGGCCATAGAGCAGGTCGCTGTTGTCCGGATATTCGCCGAGGGCGTGGTTGTATACCGCCATGGCATCCTGATAACGCTTGACCTCCCGCAGGATCTGCGCCTCCGCCAGGTACACGCGCAGCGCAGCGGTTGGATACTGTTGGCGCAAATCGTCGAGCCGCTGCCGGGCAGCAGGAACATCGCCCCCCAGCGCCAGGATCTGCGCAATTCGGATCTGGGCCTCGAACCGCAGTTCACCGTGGTCCACCTGGGCATATTCCGTTACCGCCGCCTGGTAGTCTTTCTGGGACTCCGCGATGCGGCCCAGGTAATAATGGGCCTCGTTGGCCCGCTGACCGAGCTTGAGCAGCCGCTCCATATATCGGTGGGCATCGTCGAGATGGCCGGCATCCACCGAGAGCAGCCCCAAGGCATAGAGTACATCGCCATCGTCCGGATGCTGGCGGAGTAACACGCGGAACTGCCGGGTAGCCGCTGGCAGACGGCCCGCCTGCAACAACAGGCGCGCATACGCAAGGCGCAGACCCCGGTCGTCGGGGTGTACGTCAACGGTATGGTCCAAATCCTTGAACGCTGCATCCGTGTCTCCCTGGCGGATCCGGACCTCGGCACGCAGCAGCGCCGCCTGGGGCCAGTCCTTGCGCAGCACGAGTGCGCGGTCCGCCTCGGCGCCGGCAAGATCCAATTGACGGGCCAGGAATGCGACCCGGCCCAGTGCCAAATGCGCCTGCGCGTTATCGGGATGACGCGCCACCAGTGCCTTGAGGACCCGGATCGCGGGTGCCTTGTCGGGTTCTCCGGCCAGCGCCCCCACGGCGCGAGCGAACGCCAGTTGCCCCGCAGCGCCGGGGGCCGCGACGAGCCGGTCCAGTTGCGCCAACGCCTCCTGTTCCTGGCCGGCACGCAACGCCAGCACCGCCGCCACCTCCCGGGCCGTCAGGTTGTCCGGCTCCAGGGCGAGCCAGCGCTCCGTCGCCTTGAGTCCGACCGCATCCCGGTGCGCGAAACCCGCAATCCGGGCGGCCGTCTCGGCGACCCGCGGATCTTTCGTCTCCATGGCGGCGTCCAGGTACTGCGTTGCCGCCACGTCCGCCCGGCCGCGCTGGGCCGCGATATCGCCAGCCAACAGGTGGTAGAGCAGCGGCCCGGTGAGGGGGGCGGGCGGCAGGACGCGCGGTGGTGGTGTAGCCGCGGCGGGCGCGGCGGTGGGAGCCGCTGCACGGTGGAGCCCGGGCAACCCGGCGCATCCCGCCAGGGCCAGGGCACCAAAAACGGCGAGTGCCGCCCGTCCCCGGTGCGTCCGGACCCGCACGCCATCCAGCGACGGGCATCCGGTTGATCTGCCAAGCTGCGTCATCGTCACCCTCTCCATCCTATTTCTATGCCGTTACGCGCGGTTCTGCTATCTTGGGACATGGCGTCTCCGCGACAGATGTGGTAATTCCTCCCCCCACATTTCGGACTTCTTTCCGTTTGACTTGATGGCATGCCATTGC encodes:
- a CDS encoding outer membrane lipoprotein LolB — protein: MGQWRSCRGGQGLEGCPEGSSRQRGPSERDEALCSVKRCAWLILCVGLGACATAPPPLRGPAPAPATHITAVQALVDWSLAGRIGIQAGDHAWTASLRWREQGAAYRIRFVGPLGQGSALLRGGPGGVELSTSRGEHYQAADAATLLADHLGWHLPVQALGYWVRGVPQPGPDYRLRLGSDGRIAGFRQSGWDVDVAAYRRVAGIELPTRLRAYNGRLQVRLAVEQWTIPAAAMVR